The DNA region aataaaaaaatatttttttgagatttgagattttttttgttattttactgcATCTCATATCTCAAtataaatccataaaatcaaataaaaatattactttataatttttttcgaaaaaaaaaaattacacgatcaaaattcaagaattcaaaccaAGTAGACATTATTACGACAGCTTATTTaagctttgttttgatttttgtttttgtacaatTAACATGTAAAGGAAATTGTTGTATGCTTGGTAGGTTAAAGATTTTGTTCTATTTTCTtccaaattaattttcaaatctgtcggtgaacttgcttgctcactttcaacagagctatttattactttatttcagttaaaaacgctttttggaAGCAATACGCCGTTCTACCATTTATaacaattaaaagtttaaaaaaaattgagcgaaCACGCCAAATCGTCTTGGAATCATGGAACAGCCAAGCGCATTCGTATCCATAGAGCTCTCAATGAAAATCTAACGCTAACTGAAAATCCTCCCAAGCAGCCGCCAACCTGTTCGGATTTCTCCATGCACGAGTTCCCATACAACGCATCCAAAAATACACGGAAAGCCCACCCTATTTGTACACGCTGAACGGTATGAATGTGGTAGTTCAGGCTGTGCATGAAAGCTTTTGCACAGTCGACATAAAAGCGCGCGAGCCGAGACACGAGCAGGGAGAGAGGAAAgttcaaagagagagagaaaggtcCATATTTTGTTCTCTCCCTGCTCGTGTCTCGGCTCGCGCGCTTTTATGTCGACTGTGAAAAAGCTTTCATGCACAGCCTGAACTACCACATTCATACCGTTCAGCGTGTACAAATAGGGGGggttttctgtgtatttttggatGCGTTGTATGGGAACTCGCGCATGGAGAAATCCGAACAGGTTGGCGGCGTGCGCGTTAGATTTTCATTGACGCTCTATGATACGAATGCGCTTGGCTGTTTCATTATTCCAAGAAGAGTTGGCATGTtcgttcaattattttgatgaacatattttaattctttcttcaaaaagaaaccaaaatgatcacctgtcctatgaacaggttgaacaggtggacgcgACGCCTCTGATAAGGAATATCTATAAAGTcgtaagaaaattaaaatatcagctAAAAATAAATCCCTCACTCTTGTTTCGACAGACGACATCGCCCCGACCGAGATCTGCATGGTGGAGCTGACGGACAAGAAGCACAAGGCGTTTGTGTACGCGGTGATGAACCAGTACTGGTACCAGATGTACATCGACGATCTGCCCATCTGGGGCGTGGTGGGCAAGGAGGAGGACAAGAAGTACTACATCTACACGCACAAAAAGTTCGACATCAGCTACAATGGGAAGCAGATCGTGGACGTGTCGCTGACGCCGGAGAAGAAGGAACTGCTGAAGGTGGGGGCGAAGATCAAGTTTACGTACGAGGTCAACTGGAAGCCGAGCAACGTGAAGTTTGAGGATCGCTTCGACAAGTATCTGGATCCGAACTTTTTCCAGCACCGGATCCACTGGTTCAGCATCTTTAACAGCTTTATGATGGTGATCTTCTTGGTGGGGTTGGTGTCGATGATCCTGATGCGGACGCTGCGGAAGGATTACGCGAGGTACAGCAAGGACGAGGAGGCGGATGATATGGTAGGGTTTTGGGGAAGCTTTTGGGAATTGAATAGAAGTTAATTGATCGTTTGATTTTAGGAACGTGATTTGGGCGATGAATACGGCTGGAAGCAGATTCACGGAGACGTTTTCCGACCAGCCTCGAATGCAATGATGTTCTCGGCGCTTATTGGTGCCGGATATCAGTTGACCTCGGTGGTTTTATGCGTCATTTCCTTTGCAATTCTTGGAGAACTTTACACAGAGTATGTTTCCAACTGACCAACGAAACTTGATCTAGTAAGACTAATCTGAGATATTCTTCCAGACGAGGATCGCTTCTCTCGACGTCGATCTTCGTGTACGCGGCCACTTCCCCAATAAACGGGTACTTTGGAGGTTCGCTGTACGCCCGGATGGGCGGCAAGCAGTGGATAAAGCAGATGCTGCTGTCGGCGTTCATCGTGCCGGCGCTCGTTTGTGGAACGGCCTTCTTTATCAACTTTATCGCGATCTACTATCACGCCTCGAGGGCGATCCCCTTCGGAACTATGGTAAGTCTCTGCGTTACAAAATGTTCTTGAAAAGATCTACATAATTCTTAAAAAACAGGTCGCCGTAACGTGCATCTGCATCTTCGTGATCCTGCCGCTGACGCTGATCGGAACGATCGTGGGACGCAACCTGGACGGCCAGCCTGACTTCCCGTGCCGGGTGAACGCCGTTCCGCGGCCAATTCCCGAGAAGAAATGGTTCATGGAGCCGGCGGTGATCATCCTGCTCGGCGGCGTCCTACCGTTCGGATCGATCTTCATTGAAATGTGAGACTTTTAAGGTTTCTTTCTCAAAACACCACACTAAACGAATTGCATTGCTCGTAGGTACTTCATCTTCACCTCGTTCTGGGCGTACAAGATCTACTACGTGTACGGGTTTATGCTGCTCGTGTTTCTGATTCTGATCATCGTGACCGTGTGCGTGACGATCGTGTGCACGTACTTCCTGCTCAACGCGGAGGACTACCGATGGCAGTGGACGAGCTTCATGTCGGCGGCGTCGACGGCGATCTACATCTACATCTACTCGTTCTACTACTTCTTCTTCAAGACAAAGTGAGTACTAGTTTAGTAGTTCAAGGACTTCACCTTCTACCAAATTCCCTGTCAACTATAATCCATGGCTGAACTCGACAGATTGCTTGCTATCGTCATATTTTTTACCTGCAATAATTTCTCAATGCTTGATGGGGGGAGGTGTCCACGTGCTTCCATCCCGCCAGTTCATATGTATAGCCTTAGTGTTGTGTTTGCTGtatttgatattttgtgaacCACACCGTATGCTGTACTCGACAGATATGGACTGGTTCCCGGCCGGGCTGATGGGTCTCGCAGCTGGCTAGTTGAACGTACCTGTTAGAACATCAAATCATGATGTTTTATCCTTTGTTTCCTTAGTAACAGTAGCATAGTTAGTTCAGCAAGGGAAGCAATAGTTTGATCCGTTCAGCTGTTCAAGCAATTGCTTTCGATTCAAACTTGTGCTGAACATTGTTGGACTACCTAGACTACTGATCAAAGGAAACAAACACGAGGGTACAAAGGGATAAGCTCCCCCCGGATGGGGCTAAATTGTGGAACGCTCCCAG from Culex quinquefasciatus strain JHB chromosome 3, VPISU_Cqui_1.0_pri_paternal, whole genome shotgun sequence includes:
- the LOC6054680 gene encoding transmembrane 9 superfamily member 3, whose translation is MKSSLVSLLVLALVATAKADEHTHTYEDHEEVVLWMNTVGPYHNRQETYAYFSLPFCVGTKQSISHYHETMSEALQGVELEFSGYEIDFKDDIAPTEICMVELTDKKHKAFVYAVMNQYWYQMYIDDLPIWGVVGKEEDKKYYIYTHKKFDISYNGKQIVDVSLTPEKKELLKVGAKIKFTYEVNWKPSNVKFEDRFDKYLDPNFFQHRIHWFSIFNSFMMVIFLVGLVSMILMRTLRKDYARYSKDEEADDMERDLGDEYGWKQIHGDVFRPASNAMMFSALIGAGYQLTSVVLCVISFAILGELYTERGSLLSTSIFVYAATSPINGYFGGSLYARMGGKQWIKQMLLSAFIVPALVCGTAFFINFIAIYYHASRAIPFGTMVAVTCICIFVILPLTLIGTIVGRNLDGQPDFPCRVNAVPRPIPEKKWFMEPAVIILLGGVLPFGSIFIEMYFIFTSFWAYKIYYVYGFMLLVFLILIIVTVCVTIVCTYFLLNAEDYRWQWTSFMSAASTAIYIYIYSFYYFFFKTKMYGLFQTSFYFGYMALFSGALGIICGTVGYIGTNVFVRKIYSNVKID